A single genomic interval of Chloracidobacterium validum harbors:
- the aroB gene encoding 3-dehydroquinate synthase: MNRLQAHPTATVPVTHASGRYDIHIGVGLCRALGHHLHQTFGDAPRSVAIVTNPKVARHYAAATTASLEAAGFAVQLCVIPDGERFKHLRTVERIWDFCLAQRLERRDVLVALGGGVVGDLVGFAAATYLRGVAFVQVPTTLLAMIDSSVGGKTGFNWREGKNLIGAFHQPALVVADLETLQTLPRREWHAGWHEAIKYGVIRDADLFARLEARLPLSLRRDAPWDWLGEVIADCCRIKADIVARDERETGERKILNFGHTIGHALEAVTKYRRFRHGEAVGLGMIAACQIAAELGWMAAAEAERVQALVRRVGRMPATSGIAVDAVLAALAYDKKVVGGQARFILPSRIGVVQETSAPTPALIRRTLQRLLSEGHP, translated from the coding sequence ATGAACAGGCTTCAGGCTCATCCGACCGCCACCGTTCCGGTCACGCATGCGAGCGGGCGGTATGACATCCACATTGGCGTAGGGCTATGTCGCGCTTTAGGGCATCACCTGCACCAAACGTTTGGTGACGCCCCACGGTCGGTCGCCATCGTGACCAACCCGAAGGTTGCCCGGCACTACGCGGCTGCCACCACGGCGAGTTTAGAAGCGGCCGGCTTCGCCGTTCAGCTCTGCGTCATTCCCGATGGTGAGCGCTTCAAGCACCTGCGCACGGTGGAACGCATCTGGGACTTCTGCCTGGCGCAGCGACTTGAGCGCCGCGATGTGCTGGTCGCCCTAGGGGGTGGGGTCGTCGGTGACCTCGTTGGGTTTGCAGCGGCGACGTACCTGCGCGGCGTGGCCTTTGTTCAAGTTCCGACTACGCTGCTGGCGATGATTGATAGCAGTGTTGGCGGTAAAACTGGCTTCAACTGGCGCGAAGGTAAAAACCTGATCGGCGCCTTTCATCAACCGGCGCTGGTTGTCGCCGACTTAGAAACGCTCCAAACCCTGCCCCGCCGTGAATGGCATGCCGGTTGGCATGAGGCCATCAAGTACGGTGTGATCCGCGATGCTGATCTGTTTGCGCGGCTCGAAGCCCGGTTGCCGCTTTCACTGCGGCGGGACGCGCCCTGGGACTGGCTGGGCGAGGTGATTGCGGATTGCTGCCGCATCAAGGCGGACATCGTGGCGCGGGACGAGCGCGAAACCGGCGAACGTAAAATCCTCAACTTCGGCCACACAATTGGCCATGCGTTGGAAGCTGTGACCAAGTACCGGCGCTTTCGCCATGGCGAAGCCGTCGGACTCGGCATGATCGCCGCCTGTCAGATCGCCGCTGAACTAGGCTGGATGGCGGCGGCCGAAGCGGAGCGGGTGCAAGCGTTGGTGCGGCGCGTCGGGCGAATGCCTGCAACGTCCGGTATTGCGGTGGATGCCGTCCTGGCGGCTCTGGCTTACGACAAAAAGGTTGTTGGCGGCCAGGCGCGGTTCATCCTGCCTTCACGGATTGGCGTGGTCCAGGAAACATCAGCTCCCACGCCAGCGCTTATTCGGCGCACGCTTCAGCGCCTGTTGTCAGAAGGTCATCCGTAG
- a CDS encoding cobalamin B12-binding domain-containing protein, with protein MTERRLRILIAKPGLDGHDRGAKVIARALRDAGMEVIYTGLRQTPEQIVAAAVQEDVDAIGVSILSGAHMTLFPRILELMREQGIDDIPLFGGGIIPDEDIPKLKAAGVDEIFTPGATMDAIIAYIQNRVGTAAANA; from the coding sequence ATGACCGAACGACGCCTTCGTATTCTCATTGCCAAGCCCGGACTTGACGGCCATGACCGTGGCGCGAAAGTGATCGCGCGCGCGCTGCGCGACGCTGGCATGGAAGTCATCTACACTGGCTTGCGTCAAACACCAGAGCAAATCGTTGCCGCCGCCGTGCAGGAAGACGTGGATGCCATTGGGGTTTCCATTCTGTCCGGCGCGCACATGACGTTGTTCCCGCGCATTTTGGAACTGATGCGCGAGCAGGGGATTGACGACATTCCACTGTTCGGGGGGGGCATCATTCCTGACGAAGACATCCCGAAGCTCAAGGCGGCCGGGGTGGATGAAATCTTCACGCCAGGCGCGACGATGGATGCCATCATTGCCTACATTCAAAACCGCGTCGGGACGGCCGCGGCCAACGCCTGA
- a CDS encoding dipeptidase, protein MTTVASNIPSRNIPSRNIPSRWHIWRRRLVFIGLGFCLLVGAALIWLPEMVEREVNGIAATTRKPPSSRALALHARLFVADLHADTLLWNRDLLARSTRGHVDLPRLQEGNVALQAFTIVTKAPRGMNNERTDGDRFNLVAALNVAQLWPPKTWTSFTERALYQCQRLEAAAARSGGQLTLIRNQAELRDFLARRAANPKLVGALLGVEGAHALDGDLTNLDRLYAAGVRMMAPTHFFDNEWGGSAHGLAKGGLTDLGRELIRRMEQKSMVVDLAHASPAVIDDVLAMATRPVVISHTGVRGTCGGLRNITDDQLRGIARTGGVVGIGYFFAAVCGQDARSIARAMRYAANVAGVEHVALGSDYDGAVSVPFDTAHLAEITDALLEEGFSEQEIALMMGGNVQRVWLAALP, encoded by the coding sequence ATGACGACGGTGGCTTCCAACATTCCTTCTCGTAACATTCCTTCTCGTAACATTCCTTCTCGCTGGCACATCTGGCGGCGGCGGCTGGTTTTCATCGGCCTGGGTTTTTGTCTGCTCGTTGGGGCAGCGCTGATCTGGCTGCCTGAAATGGTTGAGCGGGAGGTGAATGGGATTGCCGCGACGACGCGCAAGCCTCCGTCGTCCCGCGCCTTGGCGCTGCATGCCCGGTTGTTCGTGGCCGATCTACATGCCGATACTCTGCTGTGGAACCGTGACCTTCTGGCGCGCAGTACGCGCGGCCATGTGGACCTGCCGCGCTTACAGGAAGGGAATGTGGCGCTGCAAGCCTTTACCATCGTCACAAAAGCGCCGCGCGGCATGAACAACGAGCGGACCGATGGCGACCGCTTCAACTTGGTGGCCGCCCTGAACGTGGCCCAGTTGTGGCCGCCCAAAACCTGGACGAGCTTCACGGAGCGCGCGCTCTATCAATGTCAGCGGCTGGAAGCCGCCGCGGCGCGCTCGGGTGGCCAACTGACCCTCATTCGCAACCAGGCGGAACTGCGTGATTTTCTGGCTCGTCGCGCTGCCAATCCAAAGCTGGTCGGGGCGCTGCTTGGCGTCGAAGGCGCGCACGCCCTTGACGGCGACCTCACCAATCTGGATCGGCTGTACGCGGCCGGTGTCCGCATGATGGCACCGACGCACTTCTTCGACAATGAGTGGGGTGGTTCGGCGCACGGTCTAGCCAAAGGCGGACTCACCGACCTGGGGCGTGAACTCATCCGCCGCATGGAGCAAAAGTCCATGGTCGTTGACCTCGCGCATGCTTCGCCGGCTGTGATTGACGACGTGTTGGCCATGGCCACGCGCCCGGTGGTGATTTCGCACACCGGGGTGCGCGGCACCTGTGGCGGGTTGCGCAACATCACGGACGACCAGTTGCGCGGTATCGCGCGCACCGGCGGGGTGGTTGGCATCGGGTATTTCTTTGCGGCCGTCTGCGGCCAGGATGCCCGCTCGATTGCCCGCGCCATGCGCTATGCGGCCAATGTGGCCGGCGTTGAGCATGTCGCCCTGGGTTCGGACTATGATGGCGCGGTGAGTGTGCCTTTCGACACGGCGCACCTGGCCGAAATCACCGACGCTTTGCTTGAAGAAGGATTTTCTGAGCAAGAGATTGCCCTTATGATGGGAGGCAACGTCCAGCGGGTCTGGCTGGCCGCATTGCCCTAA